From Syntrophales bacterium, a single genomic window includes:
- a CDS encoding fumarate hydratase, with protein sequence MAQVREIPCREITEAVRRLFMEANTELPADLLKTVRDARERETSSVACSILDRILENADVACREKLPLCQDTGLAIVFAEIGQDVHVVDGDFPSAVREGVRQAYRDGYLRKSVCDPLSRVNTGDNTPAILHTEIVPGHRIRIIAMPKGGGSENMSGVSMLLPAAGWEGIRQHVLQKVAEGAANACAPVLVGVGIGGAMETAIVLARRALLRTIGEPNGSDERLRDLERGLLADINALGIGPQGLGGRTTALAVHVEMAPCHIASLPVAFQLQCHAVRHREAIL encoded by the coding sequence ATGGCACAGGTCCGCGAGATTCCATGCCGGGAAATCACGGAGGCGGTCCGCCGCCTGTTCATGGAGGCCAACACGGAGCTTCCCGCGGATCTCCTCAAGACGGTCCGGGATGCTCGGGAGCGGGAGACCTCATCCGTGGCCTGTTCGATTCTCGACCGAATCCTGGAAAATGCCGATGTGGCCTGTCGGGAAAAACTGCCTCTCTGCCAGGACACGGGACTGGCTATTGTCTTTGCAGAAATCGGGCAGGACGTACACGTAGTGGATGGCGATTTCCCGTCGGCTGTCCGGGAAGGCGTTCGGCAGGCCTACCGGGACGGGTACCTGAGAAAATCGGTCTGCGATCCCCTTTCCAGGGTCAATACGGGTGACAATACACCGGCGATTCTCCACACGGAGATTGTGCCGGGGCACCGGATCCGGATCATTGCCATGCCGAAAGGAGGGGGAAGCGAGAACATGAGCGGCGTTTCCATGCTTCTCCCGGCAGCGGGATGGGAGGGAATCCGTCAGCATGTACTGCAGAAGGTGGCGGAGGGAGCGGCCAATGCCTGCGCCCCGGTGCTGGTAGGGGTCGGAATCGGAGGCGCAATGGAAACGGCTATTGTCCTTGCCCGGAGGGCCCTGTTGAGGACCATCGGAGAGCCGAACGGCTCGGATGAGCGCCTCCGCGACCTGGAGCGGGGCCTCCTGGCGGACATCAATGCACTGGGGATCGGGCCCCAGGGGCTCGGCGGCAGAACCACCGCCCTAGCCGTTCATGTGGAAATGGCGCCCTGTCACATCGCGTCGCTGCCCGTCGCCTTCCAGCTTCAATGCCACGCGGTGAGACACCGGGAGGCGATTCTCTGA
- the recR gene encoding recombination mediator RecR — MNGYAPPIRRLIEELSRFPGIGEKTATRLATFIIRGSREDAQRLAESIVDVKRKIHLCSVCFHLSEGDVCPICADSSRDRGTVCVVEEPDALIAIEESQSYRGTYHVLHGALAPLDGVGPEQLRLQELLDRIVRGGVREVILATNPNVQGESTALLITKMLRQTDVTITRIAQGVPVGGELKYADRMTLGKALEFRRGM, encoded by the coding sequence ATGAACGGTTATGCGCCTCCCATCCGCCGCCTGATCGAGGAGCTGTCCCGCTTCCCCGGCATCGGAGAAAAGACGGCCACCCGCCTGGCCACTTTCATTATCCGCGGATCCCGCGAAGACGCCCAGAGGCTGGCCGAGAGCATCGTTGACGTCAAGCGGAAGATCCACCTGTGTTCCGTCTGTTTTCACCTCTCCGAGGGAGACGTCTGTCCCATCTGCGCCGATTCTTCTCGGGACCGGGGCACTGTCTGTGTCGTCGAGGAACCGGATGCGCTGATCGCCATCGAGGAGAGCCAGAGCTACCGAGGCACGTATCACGTCCTGCACGGGGCACTGGCGCCCCTGGACGGAGTCGGGCCGGAACAGCTCCGTCTCCAGGAATTGCTTGACCGTATCGTCCGGGGAGGGGTCCGGGAGGTGATCCTGGCGACCAATCCCAACGTCCAGGGTGAATCGACAGCCCTTCTGATCACGAAAATGCTCCGTCAGACGGACGTGACGATCACCCGGATCGCCCAGGGGGTTCCCGTCGGTGGCGAACTGAAATACGCGGACCGGATGACGTTGGGGAAAGCCCTGGAATTTCGAAGGGGGATGTAG
- a CDS encoding YbaB/EbfC family nucleoid-associated protein yields the protein MSNNFGNIVKQAKKIQEKMAKLQEELALRTVEASAGGGMVTVVVNGRNELLSIRIERDVVNPDDLEMLQDLILAAVNEGMRKSQEMMATEMSKITGGFNIPGMA from the coding sequence ATGTCCAACAATTTCGGCAACATCGTGAAGCAGGCGAAGAAAATCCAGGAAAAAATGGCCAAACTCCAGGAAGAGCTTGCCCTGAGAACCGTGGAGGCCAGCGCCGGCGGAGGCATGGTTACGGTGGTCGTGAACGGCCGGAACGAACTGTTGTCCATCCGGATCGAGCGGGACGTCGTCAATCCGGACGACCTGGAAATGCTGCAGGATCTCATCCTGGCCGCCGTCAACGAGGGGATGCGGAAATCCCAGGAGATGATGGCGACAGAGATGTCCAAGATCACGGGCGGCTTCAATATCCCGGGGATGGCCTGA